Proteins encoded in a region of the Candidatus Zixiibacteriota bacterium genome:
- a CDS encoding TlpA family protein disulfide reductase, which produces MSIHIVTRTLIVLGAVALLLGALSCSQQEAAVLEAPTYYADTIVEQVRNHVNQGYEFLDSGNTESAVAEFARISELTKCGLIQEYHTACVYGRTGDKDNAFVWLDKLVANGYDKAENLKYDSDLESLQEDPRFDKVYEDAKSNAATLSAALAAGMPEYAKAETTFTTEEEYEAWAKSQSGRIRKHSMFWTSTDYTKARIDLAARKLAALRQLKAGDPEYDYLLERVREAAALSSMYEAWGPVTDLTMKEVGNYKGPNQSEVDFRAGLALSMKYGEDDPERNGAFTQANAYLAKVEDGTDYYGAAQALTVVNQLRQPDADQVKLAAELTMVADKYMDEKFAYRVISTQFGPGAVETLWPLALDKPDLVDKAISLDDYKGKVVLIDFWATWCGPCRAELPNLVQVYNDYHDKGLEIVSISLDYADRVDKEAYTKWIDEHDMNWRHSYDGEGWDTPLVKKYFVSSIPAAFLVGPDGSLLATGEDCRGAALAESVEKALGSI; this is translated from the coding sequence ATGAGTATACACATTGTCACACGCACACTGATAGTCCTGGGGGCGGTCGCCCTGCTGTTAGGTGCTCTGTCCTGTTCACAACAAGAGGCGGCCGTTCTCGAAGCGCCGACCTACTATGCGGATACTATTGTCGAACAGGTACGCAATCATGTCAATCAGGGGTATGAGTTTCTGGATTCCGGCAATACCGAAAGTGCCGTGGCCGAGTTTGCCAGGATCAGCGAACTGACAAAGTGCGGTCTGATTCAGGAATATCATACCGCTTGTGTCTACGGTCGAACGGGAGACAAGGACAATGCCTTTGTCTGGTTGGATAAGTTGGTTGCGAACGGTTATGACAAAGCCGAGAATCTGAAGTATGATTCCGATTTGGAATCGCTGCAAGAGGATCCTCGTTTCGATAAAGTATACGAAGACGCCAAAAGTAATGCCGCTACTCTGAGCGCTGCTTTGGCGGCCGGTATGCCCGAATATGCCAAGGCCGAGACGACTTTTACCACGGAAGAAGAATACGAGGCATGGGCTAAATCGCAGAGCGGTCGGATACGCAAACATAGTATGTTCTGGACATCGACCGACTACACCAAAGCAAGGATCGATCTGGCTGCGCGGAAACTCGCTGCCCTGCGCCAACTCAAAGCAGGCGATCCGGAGTATGACTACCTCCTGGAGCGCGTGCGCGAGGCGGCCGCTCTGTCATCCATGTATGAAGCATGGGGACCGGTGACCGATCTGACCATGAAAGAGGTCGGGAATTATAAGGGTCCCAACCAAAGCGAAGTGGATTTTCGCGCCGGCCTGGCTTTATCCATGAAGTATGGCGAGGATGATCCTGAAAGAAACGGAGCCTTTACTCAGGCCAATGCCTATCTGGCCAAAGTCGAGGACGGGACCGACTATTATGGTGCCGCGCAAGCATTGACGGTGGTTAATCAACTGCGCCAACCAGACGCCGACCAGGTGAAGCTTGCAGCCGAGCTCACAATGGTTGCCGACAAGTACATGGATGAAAAGTTCGCCTACCGTGTTATCTCTACCCAGTTCGGGCCCGGAGCTGTCGAGACACTCTGGCCTTTGGCCCTGGATAAACCCGACCTTGTCGATAAGGCGATCTCTCTGGATGACTACAAGGGAAAAGTGGTCCTGATCGATTTCTGGGCGACCTGGTGCGGTCCCTGCCGCGCTGAACTGCCCAACCTGGTGCAGGTGTACAATGACTATCACGATAAGGGACTCGAGATTGTGTCGATATCGCTGGACTATGCTGACCGCGTCGACAAAGAGGCTTACACCAAATGGATCGATGAGCATGATATGAACTGGCGTCACTCTTACGACGGCGAGGGATGGGATACACCCCTGGTCAAAAAGTATTTTGTCAGTTCGATTCCGGCCGCTTTCCTGGTGGGCCCCGATGGTTCGCTGCTCGCGACCGGTGAAGATTGCCGCGGTGCGGCTCTTGCGGAAAGTGTCGAGAAGGCGCTCGGCAGCATTTAG
- a CDS encoding DEAD/DEAH box helicase — protein MKAIDRLNFERPTPIQKESIPIGIRGDDIIAVAQTGSGKTLAFGIPMLQRLSKSKRGTGLVVVPTRELALQVEESIHAVSGSVNIRSAVLIGGASMSVQRNVLKKNPRVIIATPGRLMDHLEKKTVDLSRVEVFVLDEADRMLDMGFIPDIKKIMKSIPDQRQTMLFSATMPKEIEAIAEKLMRAPTRIEIDRSGATPAEVSHEMFIINKQDKSRLLALQLKQCSGPVLVFTKTKWMAKKLTAKVNNMGFATAQIHSNRSQEQRRSALEGFRRGRYQILIATDIAARGIDVSGIELVVNYDMPANSEDYVHRIGRTGRAGKTGHAVSFATADQEGSIRNIERFIKTELAISAPPTLPSEMRLPAKADQPGFGSEPSKGEKSSKRDSQKDSPSARRSFNKRGPRKLSAKRTGSKQKESKREDSHPGGSKRRVSTPQRSQPAKLNQDDTKGESPFWTNFKKHRPARKKSAGQGSGRKNRSKRR, from the coding sequence ATGAAGGCAATCGACCGACTGAACTTTGAACGTCCGACGCCTATTCAAAAGGAATCGATACCGATCGGTATTCGCGGCGACGATATTATAGCCGTCGCCCAAACAGGCTCAGGCAAAACTTTGGCCTTCGGTATTCCGATGTTGCAGCGTTTGTCAAAAAGCAAAAGAGGCACCGGGCTGGTTGTTGTCCCAACCCGCGAATTGGCCTTGCAGGTGGAAGAATCAATCCATGCTGTCAGCGGTTCTGTGAATATTCGTTCGGCGGTTTTAATCGGCGGCGCATCGATGTCGGTCCAACGGAATGTCCTCAAAAAGAACCCACGGGTTATCATAGCCACGCCCGGACGTTTAATGGATCATCTCGAGAAAAAAACCGTGGACCTATCCAGGGTTGAAGTTTTTGTGCTGGATGAAGCAGACCGGATGCTCGATATGGGCTTCATCCCTGACATCAAAAAGATAATGAAGTCGATTCCCGATCAGCGCCAAACAATGTTGTTCTCAGCAACCATGCCGAAAGAAATCGAAGCTATTGCCGAGAAGCTCATGCGGGCTCCGACCCGCATCGAGATTGACCGTTCCGGCGCGACTCCGGCGGAGGTAAGTCATGAGATGTTTATCATTAATAAGCAGGACAAGAGCCGGCTTTTGGCCCTCCAGCTCAAGCAGTGTTCCGGTCCGGTACTGGTCTTTACCAAGACCAAGTGGATGGCCAAGAAACTCACGGCCAAAGTGAATAACATGGGTTTTGCCACGGCCCAGATTCATTCCAATCGAAGCCAGGAGCAAAGGCGTAGCGCCCTGGAGGGTTTTAGACGGGGAAGATATCAGATCCTGATAGCTACTGACATTGCCGCCCGCGGAATCGATGTTTCGGGAATCGAACTGGTGGTCAACTACGATATGCCGGCCAATTCAGAAGATTATGTGCACCGGATCGGTCGCACCGGGCGGGCCGGGAAAACAGGCCACGCTGTTTCTTTTGCGACTGCTGATCAAGAAGGGTCGATCAGAAACATCGAGAGATTCATAAAGACCGAGCTGGCCATATCAGCGCCACCGACACTGCCTTCCGAGATGCGTCTCCCGGCGAAAGCCGATCAACCGGGTTTTGGAAGCGAGCCTTCAAAAGGTGAGAAAAGCTCGAAGCGAGATTCTCAAAAAGACTCCCCATCAGCTCGTCGGAGTTTCAACAAAAGAGGTCCCCGAAAACTCTCGGCGAAGCGGACTGGGTCAAAACAGAAAGAGTCCAAAAGAGAAGATTCGCATCCGGGGGGCTCAAAGCGCAGAGTCTCCACTCCTCAAAGATCACAGCCGGCCAAACTCAACCAAGATGACACCAAAGGTGAAAGCCCTTTCTGGACTAATTTCAAGAAACACCGTCCCGCTCGGAAGAAATCTGCGGGCCAGGGCTCCGGTCGGAAGAATCGGTCCAAGCGCAGATAG
- a CDS encoding sulfite exporter TauE/SafE family protein yields MSLDELLLVTAGGIVVGFLGGYSGIGAAPVLVFVYGYFLGYTQHMAQGTVAAIMLGPLSLPAVIVMWDRVRCNLVFITIGLLTYAIFSYPGALLAYGLSHETLRLAFAAFLLILGVRSVAMELVNGLSTAGVGTPDGRIRLNRFSMTLLGIVVGVAGGFFGIGAGVLMVPVMIWLFGVNKDDARAISLGILLPPLSVGSVIKYQAHGDIVWPAMLVGLLAYMASNYFGARLGRKHSTRRFNIVLGVLLLLMGLVYGKDLLF; encoded by the coding sequence TTGTCACTTGATGAACTGTTGTTGGTCACGGCCGGAGGGATCGTGGTTGGTTTTCTGGGTGGATACTCAGGTATCGGCGCCGCACCCGTTCTGGTGTTTGTGTATGGATACTTTTTGGGTTACACACAGCACATGGCGCAGGGGACGGTGGCAGCAATTATGTTGGGACCGTTGAGTCTGCCCGCCGTGATCGTAATGTGGGACCGGGTGCGGTGCAACTTAGTGTTCATCACGATTGGCCTTCTCACATACGCCATCTTCTCGTATCCGGGCGCACTGTTGGCGTATGGCTTGTCGCATGAGACTCTACGGTTGGCTTTCGCTGCCTTCTTGCTGATCCTGGGGGTGAGATCGGTGGCCATGGAACTGGTGAACGGTTTGTCAACAGCGGGTGTGGGCACGCCGGACGGACGTATTCGGTTGAACAGGTTTTCGATGACGCTGCTTGGAATCGTGGTCGGTGTGGCCGGCGGGTTCTTTGGTATTGGCGCCGGTGTTTTGATGGTGCCGGTGATGATCTGGTTGTTCGGAGTGAACAAAGACGACGCCCGCGCTATCTCGCTGGGTATTTTGCTTCCGCCGTTGAGTGTTGGGTCGGTGATCAAGTATCAGGCGCACGGCGACATTGTCTGGCCGGCTATGTTGGTGGGACTGCTTGCATACATGGCCAGCAATTACTTCGGCGCTCGACTGGGACGCAAACATTCCACGCGTCGGTTCAACATCGTGCTGGGCGTACTATTGTTACTCATGGGGCTTGTCTACGGTAAGGATTTGTTGTTTTAG
- the typA gene encoding translational GTPase TypA, with product MTDIAHIRNLAIVAHIDHGKTTLIDSVFKATQTFRENQEVAERLMDNNVLERERGITIRSKHCTVSWDDYLINIIDTPGHADFSGEVERVLSMVDSVLLLVDANEGPMPQTRYVLMRALKLGLRPIVIVNKVDRPNSRPDYALNKTFDLFIELGATDEQAAFPVLYGSGLDGWFVNDLDKEEHKGMGPLFQTIIDEVPPPQVNHDGDFLMQVSSLDWNDYIGQIGCGRVLRGNLKKGEEFTRMVTKLNDPLSQDKGWVLGSSSKAKGIHMWITRGLTRVETDEISAGDIVWIAGPPEIGIGDTFTKNEDTNQALEPLEIEEPTLSMFFLVNNGPFSGQDGTAIMLRQLKDRLERELRVNVALRMEDVGRPDGVKVSGRGELHLAILIEEMRREGLEFCISRPEVITHLDEDDNVLEPMETLIIDVPEEHQGIIIEKLAKRKGELTSVENAGTKTIRIEFEIPTRGLFGYRSEFLTDTRGLGVMASRFVGYGPWRGDIVSRSKGSVISMETGTATAYALEGFQERSVIFIEPTDRVYTGQIVGENSRNMDMTCNPTKRKQLTNHRASNKDMGVKLDVPRKMTLEQAMEWIRDSELVEVTPKSIRIRKQVLDFDERKRGEKKLLALDESTNGLRSRLSA from the coding sequence ATGACAGATATTGCTCACATCCGGAATCTCGCCATTGTCGCCCATATCGACCATGGCAAGACTACCCTGATAGACTCTGTGTTCAAAGCCACTCAGACTTTCCGTGAAAACCAGGAAGTGGCCGAACGGCTCATGGACAACAACGTTCTCGAACGTGAGCGCGGTATTACCATTCGTTCCAAACACTGCACCGTGTCATGGGATGACTACCTGATAAACATCATAGACACGCCCGGTCACGCCGACTTTTCCGGCGAAGTAGAACGCGTACTCTCGATGGTTGACTCGGTTCTCTTGTTGGTCGATGCCAACGAAGGACCGATGCCACAGACCAGGTATGTGCTTATGCGTGCCTTGAAGCTCGGTCTTCGCCCGATTGTCATAGTCAATAAAGTTGACCGTCCCAACTCCCGCCCGGATTATGCCCTGAACAAAACATTCGATCTCTTCATAGAGTTGGGGGCCACCGATGAACAAGCGGCCTTCCCGGTACTGTATGGCTCCGGTTTGGACGGATGGTTTGTCAATGACCTGGACAAAGAAGAGCATAAGGGAATGGGTCCACTCTTTCAGACAATCATTGACGAAGTCCCGCCGCCCCAGGTCAATCATGACGGAGACTTTTTGATGCAGGTGAGTTCTCTTGACTGGAATGACTATATCGGTCAGATCGGTTGCGGAAGGGTTCTTCGGGGCAACCTGAAGAAGGGCGAAGAATTTACTCGCATGGTTACAAAGCTGAACGATCCATTATCGCAGGATAAAGGGTGGGTGTTAGGTTCCTCTTCAAAAGCGAAGGGCATCCACATGTGGATTACTCGCGGCCTGACCCGGGTGGAAACCGATGAGATATCAGCCGGTGATATTGTCTGGATAGCCGGACCGCCGGAGATTGGCATTGGCGATACTTTTACCAAAAACGAAGATACCAACCAAGCACTGGAGCCGCTTGAGATAGAAGAACCTACTCTTTCAATGTTCTTCCTGGTCAACAACGGACCATTCTCGGGCCAGGACGGCACCGCCATTATGCTCCGCCAGTTAAAGGACCGGCTGGAAAGAGAGCTTCGTGTGAATGTCGCCCTTCGAATGGAAGATGTCGGTCGTCCGGACGGTGTAAAGGTTTCCGGACGCGGCGAACTTCACCTGGCTATCTTGATCGAGGAGATGCGACGTGAGGGCCTCGAGTTCTGCATCTCCCGCCCCGAGGTTATCACCCATCTCGATGAAGATGATAATGTTCTGGAGCCCATGGAGACGCTTATCATCGATGTCCCCGAAGAACATCAGGGGATCATCATTGAGAAACTGGCCAAACGAAAAGGCGAATTGACATCGGTTGAAAACGCCGGTACCAAGACTATTCGCATCGAATTTGAAATCCCTACCCGTGGTCTGTTCGGATACCGGTCGGAGTTTTTGACGGATACCCGTGGTCTGGGCGTCATGGCTTCCCGTTTTGTCGGTTACGGACCGTGGCGTGGTGACATAGTGTCACGAAGCAAAGGGTCTGTCATTAGCATGGAAACAGGTACGGCCACCGCCTATGCTCTGGAAGGGTTTCAGGAACGGTCGGTCATCTTTATCGAACCTACAGATAGAGTCTATACCGGTCAGATTGTCGGTGAGAATTCACGCAATATGGATATGACCTGCAACCCGACCAAACGAAAACAATTGACCAATCACCGTGCGTCCAATAAAGACATGGGTGTCAAACTTGATGTCCCCCGCAAGATGACGCTGGAGCAGGCGATGGAGTGGATCAGAGACAGCGAGCTGGTGGAAGTAACTCCAAAGTCTATTCGGATCAGAAAACAGGTTCTGGATTTCGATGAACGAAAGCGCGGCGAGAAAAAACTGCTCGCTTTGGATGAGAGCACCAATGGATTACGCTCAAGACTTTCCGCGTAG
- a CDS encoding nucleoside deaminase produces the protein MDQLRQQQFMEMALHEASLAFEAGEIPVGALVVFEDRVIGRGHNRTRQLHDASAHAEMIALSAAYNHFGDWRLENCVLISTLEPCPMCAGAAMLSRIKTIIYGAADPKFGACGSIIDIPAEDQFNHRMEVVAGVREDEVSALMKSFFKKLRDDKERVN, from the coding sequence ATGGATCAACTCAGGCAACAGCAGTTCATGGAAATGGCCTTGCATGAAGCATCACTTGCTTTCGAGGCCGGTGAGATTCCGGTAGGCGCCCTGGTTGTCTTCGAAGATCGTGTTATCGGACGCGGCCACAACCGAACTCGACAGCTTCATGATGCGTCCGCCCACGCCGAGATGATCGCTCTGTCGGCTGCTTATAATCACTTCGGCGACTGGCGGCTGGAGAACTGTGTCCTGATCTCAACTTTGGAACCGTGTCCGATGTGCGCCGGGGCGGCGATGTTGTCACGAATAAAAACGATCATCTACGGCGCAGCCGATCCGAAGTTCGGCGCCTGCGGTTCAATAATCGACATCCCTGCCGAAGACCAATTCAACCATCGCATGGAAGTCGTTGCAGGGGTCAGAGAGGATGAAGTTTCGGCTCTAATGAAATCGTTCTTCAAGAAACTGCGCGACGATAAGGAGAGGGTCAATTGA
- a CDS encoding radical SAM protein: MTDTEPRQPMMLGWEITNSCNLHCPHCYNPEARQTEAELTSLECRRVLDAAAELGVKMIGWTGGEPLLRADLAELIEYAMTEHQINSGITTNGVLLDHERAVEFKKVGVAMIQISLDGTSPARSRRIRGTSDEEFLKVINAIRVCKELEIETHIAMLLGAENLDDGLEMVKLAKREGVAGIRFCGFTPEGRSKSDAIRRRFQFGEDLSRLHDFIEQVSSDDSLQTVFDPGFGPVPPDYWFHECVAGVATCYIKANGDVYPCTAMLYDRFVVGNVKRRSLVELWHDPAMTVMQSFPHDQIEGVCSVCDNADNCHGACRCLSYAHTGSLNESFPVCLYQMASATSS, encoded by the coding sequence ATGACCGACACCGAACCGAGACAACCGATGATGTTGGGTTGGGAGATTACCAACTCCTGCAACCTGCATTGTCCTCACTGCTACAACCCCGAAGCACGTCAAACTGAAGCGGAACTGACCAGCCTGGAATGCCGCCGAGTCCTCGACGCCGCCGCCGAACTGGGCGTAAAGATGATCGGATGGACCGGGGGTGAGCCGCTTTTGCGGGCCGACCTTGCTGAATTGATAGAATACGCTATGACAGAACATCAGATCAACTCAGGCATCACCACCAATGGCGTACTTCTCGACCATGAGCGGGCTGTAGAGTTCAAAAAAGTAGGGGTGGCCATGATCCAGATTAGTCTGGACGGCACCTCTCCCGCCAGAAGCCGGCGGATCAGGGGTACCAGCGACGAGGAGTTCCTCAAAGTCATCAACGCCATCCGGGTTTGTAAGGAGCTTGAGATCGAAACTCACATTGCCATGCTATTGGGCGCTGAAAACCTCGATGACGGACTTGAGATGGTCAAACTGGCCAAGCGCGAAGGCGTGGCCGGGATCAGGTTCTGTGGCTTCACGCCCGAGGGGCGAAGCAAAAGCGACGCCATTAGACGCCGGTTCCAGTTTGGAGAGGACCTGTCGCGGTTGCATGATTTTATCGAACAAGTGAGTAGTGACGACAGTCTCCAGACGGTTTTCGATCCCGGCTTCGGACCGGTACCGCCGGATTATTGGTTTCACGAATGTGTCGCCGGTGTCGCGACATGCTATATCAAGGCCAACGGCGATGTCTATCCCTGCACGGCCATGCTGTATGATAGATTCGTGGTCGGTAACGTCAAGAGGCGCTCGTTGGTCGAACTCTGGCACGATCCGGCTATGACGGTTATGCAGTCGTTTCCACATGATCAGATCGAGGGTGTCTGCTCGGTCTGCGATAATGCCGATAACTGTCACGGAGCCTGCCGCTGTCTCTCTTATGCCCACACCGGCAGCCTCAACGAGTCGTTCCCGGTCTGTCTATATCAGATGGCGAGTGCTACGTCTTCCTGA
- a CDS encoding beta-lactamase family protein — MTKTRRRRLIRRIAPWLTSAVLICLACRDSSQQPGPGTLRHEFLGEGEYLGEYWPTDGWRECRPEEVGMNSAALLLVHAYAADPEFNTEGLVIVKEGYIVGEGYFRDFSIDDRHYSYSVAKSFTSAVVGMAIDNGFITGIDEKVFQYYPQWQLPNTDPRKQQITIRHLLTMMSGIEWNEDDYYSDPSQNDAFIMHRRSDMNQYVLDKPMKDTPGEVWYYSTGNSQLLSGVVQGATDQTVYEYARPNLLEPLGIEEIGWDHDATGQTHTGSGVRATVREFAKFGYLYLNKGRWDKVQIVSAQWVNESVQPISNDLSHYGYHWWLKPVLSEHQNSIVPDSTFIAWGIYTQQIIVIPEERMVIVRVGNDPTTGRNDWSTTTFLTKVMESVIDR, encoded by the coding sequence TTGACGAAAACAAGACGACGCCGTTTGATTCGACGAATCGCTCCGTGGTTAACGTCGGCAGTGCTGATCTGTCTCGCCTGTCGCGACAGTTCGCAGCAGCCTGGTCCGGGCACTCTCAGGCACGAGTTTCTCGGTGAGGGGGAGTATCTGGGTGAGTACTGGCCGACCGACGGATGGCGTGAGTGTCGTCCGGAGGAAGTCGGCATGAATTCTGCGGCGCTACTTCTGGTTCATGCCTACGCCGCAGACCCTGAGTTCAATACCGAGGGACTGGTGATTGTTAAGGAGGGTTACATAGTAGGTGAAGGATACTTCAGAGATTTCAGCATTGACGACCGTCACTACAGCTACTCGGTAGCCAAGAGTTTTACCTCGGCCGTGGTCGGGATGGCCATTGACAATGGATTCATCACCGGGATCGATGAAAAGGTTTTTCAATACTACCCGCAGTGGCAACTGCCGAACACTGATCCGCGCAAACAGCAGATTACCATTCGGCATCTCTTAACCATGATGTCGGGGATCGAATGGAACGAGGACGACTACTACTCGGACCCATCCCAAAACGATGCTTTCATCATGCATCGCCGGTCGGACATGAATCAGTATGTGCTGGACAAGCCGATGAAAGATACGCCGGGTGAAGTGTGGTATTATTCGACGGGCAACTCTCAACTTCTGTCCGGAGTGGTCCAGGGCGCTACCGACCAGACTGTGTACGAATACGCCCGGCCAAATTTGCTTGAACCTTTGGGGATCGAGGAGATCGGCTGGGACCACGATGCCACCGGACAAACCCACACCGGCTCGGGTGTCCGGGCAACAGTGCGTGAGTTTGCCAAGTTCGGGTATCTTTATCTCAACAAAGGGCGCTGGGACAAAGTGCAGATTGTCTCGGCCCAATGGGTCAATGAGTCGGTGCAACCGATCTCGAACGATTTGAGTCACTACGGATATCATTGGTGGCTCAAACCGGTCTTGTCCGAGCATCAGAATTCAATCGTACCCGACAGCACTTTCATCGCCTGGGGGATTTACACGCAACAGATCATTGTCATACCCGAAGAGAGAATGGTCATCGTGCGTGTCGGCAACGATCCGACCACCGGACGGAATGACTGGAGTACTACGACCTTTCTCACCAAAGTTATGGAATCGGTAATCGACCGATAA
- a CDS encoding zf-HC2 domain-containing protein, producing MNCQEALDLLYDIIDKEANEIDAAEVQRHVNSCRDCLKIYRLETSVHDLIAERLKNNGAEGNIEGLKAKVIMQLDAIDKESVPGAPPRSYSLIAKTMVAVASVVIVIGAVSLASDYYRHVNLYVPFEASHYQVLEPDFQPGIVPDGSYLGLDFSSLGKELGFQLISNFTEDFDGVQMAHFVFHNGEQSVSVFAAPSSEFTIPDDLSDAAVTRDGTVFFDHTCHDCRLLFHQVGNAVIIAASEREGLDLFDFTPVEEMVLTKLLLP from the coding sequence ATGAATTGCCAGGAAGCTCTGGACCTTCTTTATGACATAATCGACAAAGAGGCTAACGAAATTGATGCCGCCGAAGTCCAGCGGCATGTCAATAGCTGTCGTGATTGTTTAAAGATCTACCGCCTGGAAACAAGCGTTCATGATTTGATCGCCGAACGCCTGAAAAACAACGGTGCCGAGGGAAACATCGAAGGCCTCAAAGCCAAAGTCATAATGCAACTTGACGCCATCGACAAAGAGAGTGTACCCGGTGCGCCACCGCGCTCTTACAGTTTGATTGCCAAAACGATGGTTGCCGTGGCTTCAGTTGTAATCGTTATCGGCGCCGTGTCGCTGGCTTCTGATTACTATCGGCACGTGAATCTGTATGTACCGTTTGAGGCCTCACATTATCAGGTTCTGGAGCCGGACTTTCAGCCCGGTATTGTGCCTGATGGCAGCTACCTCGGCCTTGACTTTTCCAGCCTGGGTAAGGAGTTGGGCTTTCAGTTGATCTCCAACTTCACCGAGGATTTTGATGGTGTTCAGATGGCTCACTTTGTCTTTCATAATGGTGAGCAATCGGTCTCGGTGTTCGCCGCCCCCAGTAGCGAGTTTACTATTCCGGACGATCTGTCCGATGCCGCGGTAACACGCGATGGTACCGTGTTCTTCGATCACACTTGCCACGACTGCCGTCTGCTTTTTCATCAAGTTGGCAATGCTGTGATAATAGCCGCTTCCGAGCGGGAGGGTCTCGATCTTTTCGATTTCACGCCGGTCGAGGAAATGGTTCTTACTAAGTTATTGTTGCCCTGA
- a CDS encoding SPASM domain-containing protein, with product MKPSKYAHLFAIEDGKALLFNGANGALAEIDCESYPQIKQYLSCDRPSQAAGDLKLWPALIENGFLVDDDTDELSAIESQSLSERLGGDCLSLTIAPTLACNFGCDYCFESQSALRMTGETEEALMDFAVRRLEKADSLMITWFGGEPTLCLPTIERLQAGFSALAARLGVTVEPSSIITNGYLLDRERAARLKAAGITTAQVTLDGPRRTHDQRRRLKNGRGTFDRIVDNIAQSCQTLDIVVRINIDRDNLDTAVEVLCELKDRSILDRLGVHFAQVTASGAACASVRDRCFTDREFSRYLVKLYQRLFAMGIPMVDYPEVFSGGHCGAVTENSFVVSPTGRLFRCWEELSTEATESTGNLFTEQIDSVQQANLEKYRAWDPFAMIECRKCDILPLCMGGCPLHGLKNNDADKGACSPFKHNLEDMLVLRYLYDARKEVIA from the coding sequence ATGAAGCCATCTAAGTACGCACACCTCTTCGCCATCGAAGATGGGAAGGCTCTGTTGTTCAACGGGGCCAACGGCGCTCTGGCCGAAATCGACTGCGAATCTTATCCGCAAATCAAACAGTATCTCTCATGCGACCGGCCTTCGCAGGCTGCCGGCGACCTGAAGTTATGGCCGGCTCTGATTGAGAACGGTTTCCTGGTCGATGACGACACCGATGAACTGTCCGCTATCGAATCCCAGAGCCTTTCCGAGCGGCTGGGCGGTGATTGTCTGTCCCTGACCATCGCACCCACGCTGGCCTGCAATTTTGGCTGCGATTATTGTTTTGAGAGCCAGTCGGCCCTTCGCATGACCGGCGAGACCGAAGAGGCACTGATGGATTTCGCCGTACGCCGTCTGGAGAAAGCCGATAGCCTGATGATAACCTGGTTCGGCGGCGAACCAACTCTGTGTCTGCCCACGATAGAACGGTTGCAAGCCGGTTTTTCCGCCCTGGCGGCTCGGCTTGGCGTTACGGTCGAGCCGAGTTCGATCATTACCAACGGTTACCTGCTCGACCGCGAACGAGCTGCGCGCCTTAAAGCGGCCGGGATCACTACCGCCCAGGTGACACTCGACGGTCCCCGCCGGACGCACGACCAACGGCGGCGATTGAAAAACGGCCGAGGGACGTTCGACCGCATAGTTGACAACATCGCTCAATCGTGCCAAACACTCGACATCGTGGTACGGATCAATATTGACCGGGACAATCTCGATACGGCCGTGGAGGTTCTCTGTGAACTGAAGGATCGCTCGATACTCGACCGGTTGGGTGTTCACTTTGCCCAGGTCACAGCCTCGGGTGCCGCTTGTGCTTCGGTCAGAGACCGATGTTTCACCGACCGGGAGTTTTCCCGGTACCTCGTAAAACTCTATCAGAGACTTTTCGCAATGGGCATACCGATGGTGGATTATCCCGAGGTTTTCTCCGGCGGACACTGCGGCGCCGTGACAGAGAATTCCTTTGTGGTCTCTCCCACCGGCCGGTTGTTCCGATGCTGGGAGGAACTCTCCACAGAGGCTACCGAATCCACGGGGAACCTCTTCACCGAACAGATCGACAGCGTACAACAAGCCAACCTTGAAAAGTACCGCGCCTGGGACCCCTTTGCCATGATCGAATGCCGAAAGTGCGACATCCTCCCGCTCTGCATGGGCGGATGTCCTCTCCACGGACTGAAGAACAACGATGCCGACAAAGGCGCTTGTTCACCCTTCAAGCATAACCTTGAGGATATGCTTGTTCTAAGATACCTTTACGACGCACGAAAGGAGGTGATTGCATGA
- a CDS encoding protein-disulfide reductase DsbD family protein produces MLADGGTEKTLIPLRIDLAPNQYVTIDELTYPESEPFDFVGSDSPWRVYSGDVATTLNLSVSSGAGSWQGALEGQIVFQSCNDRTCFPPDSIPLSIPIRIGE; encoded by the coding sequence GTGCTGGCCGACGGCGGTACAGAGAAGACACTCATACCGCTTCGAATCGACCTGGCTCCGAATCAGTATGTCACTATTGACGAGTTGACCTATCCTGAAAGCGAACCTTTTGATTTTGTCGGCAGTGACAGTCCGTGGCGAGTTTATTCCGGGGATGTGGCAACGACTCTGAATCTTTCTGTGAGCTCAGGCGCCGGCTCGTGGCAGGGGGCTCTTGAGGGTCAGATTGTTTTTCAAAGTTGCAACGATCGGACTTGTTTTCCGCCCGATTCAATACCGTTGTCGATTCCGATCAGAATTGGTGAATAG